CGTTAGGGGATTTTTTGAACAAAGCACTAGACGTGGTAcgaaaatgataatataaatttataattatgggggggggggggagggggcaTAGGTATGAACACAATCTTGGTAgtccaaaaacaaatattatcataagaggtgtatatatatatattaagatcgAAACCTAGACATTTTATTTGGATGTTTCTTAacttaagaaattaaaattaacataataataaaattcaGGATTATGAATGTTTTTGGTCAAATTCAGGATTATCTAGGAAAATTGAGTTATAACTTTTAATCtgtcattatatatttataggatccaaatatctatctatatagGATTCAATTCATTTTTAACGATTTTGAGttataattatagtttttttggtaatattcaaataataattatagTTTTCATTCCAAAATCGTATTATTATTCCACTTTCTTTCAAAAAGAAGTCTGACCTCTAACTGGAAGTTGAATTCCGGAGAGTTTTTGCAGGTAAGTAGAGTTGGCGACGTCTTTCCAATTAGGAGCCAAAACGCCAAAAGTCTCAACCATATGTTTTTGACCGGTTCTCAAATAATAATCTCCGGTTAATGCCCAAACCGCCCAATCTAAATCATTCTCCGCGGCCCAAGCCACCAAACAATTCATATACCGGTTTCCGCTAACGTCACCGCTTCTCAGGTTAGCCCCAAACTCAGTCAAGAACAAAGGAAAGCCTCTCCCGATCAAGAATCCTCCGTTATGTGTGACTTTCTCGATGATTTTCGCGCAAAAATCGTTAGAGTTGTGCTTTTCCCACGAGTCACGACCGTCGGAGAAGCTGTACCAATGTTGCTCGAAGACGAGTTTGTCGGTGAAGCTGACGTTGAAGAAGCGGTCACGGAGGAAAGAGAGGTTTGTGTCGTAGTCGATGCCGGAGAGGATGACTAGGACGTCAGGGTTTGCTGCGTGTACTGCTTCTCCTCCTTTTGGCATGTACCTTCACGTAAACCATTTACAGCTTAGCGTTTCTCAAAATATAAGAAGATAATAATTTACAGCTTAATGCTCATGCATGCATGCATGTacttgttttcttatatatgtGAATAATGAAAATACTACAAAAGGTCCAAACACATTTACCTAAATCTGTGTGCGAACATAtcttatttttgataaatagttttaagtagtcatttcaaatattttcatgtGTGCGAACATGCTTGTTTATATTCTAAATGACGTATAGGTAATCTGAAATGCGTACTTACTTGAACCAGAGGTTAGGGTAATCTCTGGTACCACGTGGTTCGTTCCTAAGGCTCATGCCAACGACATTAGTGACATTGCGGAAAAGAGAAGCCATCTTGCTCAATCCCTTGGCCCAGACGGCGGGATCAAAGTTAGGGTATTCGAAGAAAGCGTCGAGGTCGTTGTCGCTGCAACACCATCCTGGCGTTGTCAAGTGGTTGTCTAGTATCACCATCACTCCGTTTTGTCCAAGGTTCGACACCACTTCctgatattaaatataaataaattaaacatgtCTATATATAGGGGAGGGTTGGATCAGAGATTTAGTGGACCTATGGTTAATATCAATTTGAAAATTCGACAATTTGGGATTATAT
This genomic stretch from Brassica napus cultivar Da-Ae chromosome C9, Da-Ae, whole genome shotgun sequence harbors:
- the LOC106432151 gene encoding glycosyl hydrolase 5 family protein-like, with amino-acid sequence MGFNCVRLTWPLDLMTNDTLALKVTVKQSFERLNLFDDVLGIQTHNPKILNLPIFNAFLEVVSNLGQNGVMVILDNHLTTPGWCCSDNDLDAFFEYPNFDPAVWAKGLSKMASLFRNVTNVVGMSLRNEPRGTRDYPNLWFKYMPKGGEAVHAANPDVLVILSGIDYDTNLSFLRDRFFNVSFTDKLVFEQHWYSFSDGRDSWEKHNSNDFCAKIIEKVTHNGGFLIGRGFPLFLTEFGANLRSGDVSGNRYMNCLVAWAAENDLDWAVWALTGDYYLRTGQKHMVETFGVLAPNWKDVANSTYLQKLSGIQLPVRGPGLQSKKLLFHPTTGLCVTSNLSNNSPTLRLEQCRKAEPSTFNPSEGILWSNKMCVEAPDAVGQKVKLGVDTKCSKLGQTSATHMHLSFKTTSNGSLLCLDVDERDNSIVANPCKCLTMDASCDPASQWFKVL